The following proteins are co-located in the Vigna unguiculata cultivar IT97K-499-35 chromosome 9, ASM411807v1, whole genome shotgun sequence genome:
- the LOC114162793 gene encoding glutaredoxin-C9-like — protein sequence MKSVADATPPLQQPPSSSLSLALNVMRPYEMVHHLVSCNAVVVFSVTDCCMSTVAKRLLFSLGVGPTVVELDEQTNGTGIRSVLHQLSGTHQPVPAVFIGGKFVGGVETLMASHINGTLVPLLKEAGALWL from the coding sequence ATGAAATCTGTCGCCGACGCAACACCACCGCTGCAGCAACCACCCTCCTCCTCGCTCTCGCTAGCGCTCAACGTCATGAGACCCTACGAGATGGTGCACCACTTGGTCTCATGCAACGCCGTCGTCGTCTTCAGCGTCACCGACTGCTGCATGTCCACCGTCGCCAAGCGCCTCCTCTTCAGCCTCGGCGTCGGCCCCACCGTCGTGGAGCTCGACGAGCAGACCAACGGTACCGGAATCCGGTCGGTCCTCCACCAGCTTTCCGGGACCCACCAGCCTGTTCCTGCTGTGTTCATCGGTGGAAAGTTCGTCGGTGGGGTGGAAACCCTCATGGCCAGTCACATAAATGGCACTCTGGTTCCACTGCTCAAAGAAGCTGGAGCTTTATGGCTTTGA